The following nucleotide sequence is from Methylocella sp..
GGCAAGCGCTACGTCGCCATGGCGCTTTTGAATCTGAGCAGCACCCGCAGCGAGGACGATGACGGGCGCGCCGGTGGCCACGCTGAACCCGAGTTGCCAGACTCCGTGCGCGCCTATCTCGATCTTGCCGCCGAAAAGATCGCTGCCTCCCAGACAGCCAAAGAGCTGAGCGATTGGTGGTCCGAGCAGAAAGAGCAACGCATTGCGCTTGACCTAGTCAACACGCTCCAGGGGCCCCGTCCCGGCTATCAGCAGCTTTTCGGAGCTTATTCCCGACGTGGCAAGGAGTTGAGCCGATGAACGTCATCGAGTGCGCCCAGGGATCAGCGGAGTGGCACGCCGCAAGATGCGGGCGCGTGACCGCCAGCCGCGTCGCCGATGTCATCGCCAAGACTAAATCCGGTTGGGGCGCCAGCCGCGCCAATTACATGGGCGAATTGATCGCCGAACGCCTGACCGGAGAACCCGCAGAGAAATACACCAATGCGGCTATGGCATGGGGCACGGAAAAAGAGCCAGAGGCGCGCGCCGCTTATGAAATGGCGACCGAGACATGGGTTTCGGAAGTCGGCTTTGTTTTGCATCCGAGAATCGAATGTTCCGGCGCCAGCCCCGATGGACTGGTCGGAGCCGACGGTCTCATCGAAATCAAAGCGCCTAATACCTCGACACATATTGAGACCCTATTGGGGCAAAACGTGCCCAGCCGCTACGTCACGCAGATCCAATGGCAATTGG
It contains:
- a CDS encoding lambda exonuclease family protein codes for the protein MNVIECAQGSAEWHAARCGRVTASRVADVIAKTKSGWGASRANYMGELIAERLTGEPAEKYTNAAMAWGTEKEPEARAAYEMATETWVSEVGFVLHPRIECSGASPDGLVGADGLIEIKAPNTSTHIETLLGQNVPSRYVTQIQWQLACTGRAWCDFVSFDPRLPEAMRLFTSRVTRDERLIASLEAEVAAFLIELNDKVLALTDLYGERAAA